One Methanobacterium sp. DNA window includes the following coding sequences:
- a CDS encoding glycosyltransferase family 2 protein — MYPEVSIIILNWNGWKDTIECLESLYQINYPNYTVIIADNASEDDSINKIKKYCKGKIKTESKFFKFNIENKPIKIVEFSEKETKKSSPPKKEFLNMPSNKKLILIKNDKNYGFAEGNNIPMRYALKALKTEYILLLNNDTVVKPEFLNELIDVGECNEKVGILGPKLLNAYDTNIIDSAGHVIKWGRIVDRGHGEVDNGQYDHDNKVIGAMAAASLYKSKMLVNIGLFDKSYITLYEDAELSWRANKKGWNARSVPNSIVYHKRGQSIRKKDIITEMMVLSTKNTVKTVLLYGSSFQRFLFTFTLLKECFDIIKNKIKNKSDVKIFSYIMLIIKYYFKVILSLFKRNNN, encoded by the coding sequence ATGTATCCTGAAGTTTCTATTATCATCTTAAACTGGAATGGTTGGAAAGACACCATAGAATGTCTAGAATCCCTTTACCAAATTAATTATCCTAATTATACTGTTATCATAGCTGATAATGCATCTGAAGATGATTCAATAAATAAAATAAAAAAATACTGTAAAGGCAAAATAAAAACAGAATCAAAATTTTTTAAATTTAATATAGAAAACAAACCCATTAAAATAGTTGAATTTAGTGAAAAAGAAACTAAAAAATCATCCCCCCCCAAAAAGGAATTTCTAAATATGCCTTCAAATAAAAAATTAATCCTTATTAAAAATGATAAAAATTATGGCTTTGCTGAAGGAAATAATATACCAATGAGATATGCTTTAAAAGCTTTAAAAACAGAGTATATACTGCTTTTAAATAATGACACTGTTGTAAAACCCGAATTTTTAAATGAGTTAATAGATGTAGGAGAATGCAATGAAAAAGTAGGGATTTTAGGGCCTAAATTACTGAATGCTTATGATACTAATATTATTGACTCTGCAGGACATGTGATTAAATGGGGCCGAATTGTAGATAGAGGTCATGGAGAAGTAGATAACGGCCAATATGACCATGATAATAAAGTAATAGGAGCTATGGCTGCTGCAAGTTTGTATAAATCAAAAATGTTAGTGAATATAGGCTTATTTGATAAAAGTTACATAACCCTTTATGAAGATGCAGAGTTATCCTGGAGAGCAAATAAAAAGGGATGGAATGCCCGATCCGTACCAAATTCCATAGTATACCATAAAAGAGGTCAATCAATTCGAAAAAAGGATATAATAACAGAAATGATGGTTTTAAGTACAAAAAATACTGTAAAAACAGTTTTATTATATGGAAGTTCATTTCAAAGGTTTTTATTCACATTCACTCTCCTAAAGGAGTGTTTTGATATTATAAAAAATAAGATAAAAAATAAAAGTGATGTAAAAATATTTTCTTACATTATGCTTATTATAAAATATTATTTTAAAGTTATTTTAAGCTTGTTCAAACGAAATAATAATTAA
- a CDS encoding glycosyltransferase family 4 protein: MKIAVFHNLPSGGAKRALYGYVDYLMKQEYTVDIYVPSTAEEEFLSLKNISSSLNVFPVNKTISGLIYSTLKYVPSPIKGISLRDLEKTQKKIAETINKIDYDIVFSEQDQYTMTPFFLKYIKKPTIYYCPQPPRNEVILRKISNYKENSKPIKNIILKYIDLIDLRTDKNNISFAKNVLTNSYFSRESILRFYGINSFVSYLGVDTNLFMPLKIPKKNFVLSVGTCTPSKGYDFIIKSLALIEPEIRPDFIIVSNHTEVKWENYIKILAEKLNVNLQILDMISDDKLVTLYNEAKLVVYAPYLEPFGLVPLESMACGTPVVGVKEGGIRETVLHNKTGLHSERDENIFASAILELLLDENKRKLMAQNSLKRVKEYWTLENAGQRLVKHIERII, from the coding sequence ATTAAAATTGCAGTTTTTCATAATTTACCATCTGGAGGTGCTAAACGAGCACTCTATGGTTATGTTGATTATTTAATGAAACAAGAGTATACAGTAGATATATATGTTCCTTCAACAGCTGAAGAAGAATTTTTATCCTTAAAAAACATTTCTAGCAGTTTAAATGTATTCCCTGTTAATAAAACTATTAGTGGATTAATATATTCTACTTTAAAGTATGTTCCATCTCCTATTAAGGGGATTTCATTAAGAGATCTTGAAAAAACCCAAAAAAAAATAGCAGAGACTATTAATAAAATAGATTATGATATTGTATTTTCAGAGCAGGATCAATATACCATGACTCCTTTCTTTCTTAAATACATAAAAAAACCTACAATATATTATTGTCCACAACCACCACGTAATGAAGTTATTTTACGGAAGATTTCAAACTATAAGGAAAATTCCAAACCTATAAAAAATATAATCCTGAAATACATAGACTTAATAGATTTAAGAACTGATAAAAACAATATTTCATTCGCTAAAAACGTTTTAACAAATTCTTATTTTTCAAGAGAATCAATATTACGATTTTACGGTATTAATTCATTCGTTTCATATCTTGGAGTGGATACGAATTTATTCATGCCTCTGAAAATCCCTAAAAAAAATTTTGTGCTGTCTGTTGGCACCTGTACTCCTTCAAAAGGGTATGATTTTATTATAAAATCCTTAGCACTTATAGAACCAGAAATACGCCCTGATTTTATTATAGTTTCTAACCATACTGAAGTTAAATGGGAAAATTATATTAAAATACTTGCAGAAAAATTAAATGTTAATCTACAAATATTAGATATGATAAGTGATGATAAACTAGTAACTCTCTACAATGAAGCTAAATTAGTGGTTTATGCACCTTACCTCGAACCTTTTGGTCTTGTACCTTTAGAATCCATGGCCTGTGGAACACCAGTGGTTGGTGTAAAAGAAGGAGGAATAAGGGAAACCGTACTTCATAATAAAACAGGGCTGCATTCAGAGCGTGACGAAAACATTTTTGCCAGTGCTATATTAGAACTTCTTTTAGATGAAAATAAGAGAAAATTAATGGCTCAAAATTCTTTAAAAAGAGTAAAAGAGTACTGGACATTAGAAAATGCAGGGCAAAGACTAGTAAAACACATAGAACGCATTATTTAG
- a CDS encoding glycosyltransferase, translating into MIKVNFITTWGTKCGIADYSEYLVNALKKCENLKISIVQIKKPNIHNPFYFIKLLNKVKKFEITHVQYQPSLFGYIPYIPIFINYFPIFIFFLKFWKKNRIITTVHEFVLNSVVDKINLKFLKLSDKIIVHNKNLADLLETNGVPQEKLSIIPHGTPKGQILDKKISKEKLGVSNKNVLTIFGFIHENKGHDLLIEALSNLNDNITLLIAGGARVKEHESFYNNLKERSHELKLKDRIKFLDYVKEEDLPIIFNATDIAIFPYRWIITSGSFHLTLSYKIPTITSDLNYFKEIKKEYDCLITFKKDNKEDLVEKITYLLNNKEKQTYLKENCENFYIQTRWESVAKKTLNLYLDHKID; encoded by the coding sequence ATGATCAAAGTTAATTTCATTACTACTTGGGGTACGAAGTGCGGAATAGCGGATTATTCAGAATATTTAGTTAATGCTCTTAAAAAATGTGAAAATCTAAAAATTAGTATTGTTCAGATAAAAAAACCAAACATACATAATCCATTTTATTTCATTAAACTGTTAAACAAGGTAAAAAAGTTTGAAATTACTCATGTACAGTATCAACCAAGTTTATTCGGTTATATTCCCTACATACCTATTTTTATAAATTATTTTCCCATTTTTATTTTCTTTTTAAAATTTTGGAAGAAAAATAGGATTATTACAACTGTTCATGAATTTGTTCTTAATTCTGTAGTAGACAAGATAAATTTAAAGTTTTTAAAGTTATCTGATAAAATAATAGTCCATAATAAGAATTTAGCTGATCTATTAGAAACAAATGGCGTGCCACAGGAAAAATTAAGTATTATACCTCACGGCACACCTAAAGGGCAAATATTAGATAAAAAAATATCTAAAGAAAAGCTTGGAGTATCAAATAAGAATGTATTAACAATATTTGGGTTTATACATGAAAATAAAGGCCATGATTTGCTAATTGAAGCTTTATCAAATTTAAATGATAATATAACACTTCTTATTGCTGGCGGGGCCAGAGTAAAAGAACATGAAAGTTTTTATAATAATTTAAAAGAAAGATCTCATGAACTCAAATTAAAGGATAGAATAAAATTTTTAGATTATGTAAAAGAAGAAGACCTCCCAATAATTTTTAATGCGACTGATATTGCAATATTTCCTTATAGGTGGATTATTACATCTGGTTCATTCCATTTAACCTTAAGTTATAAAATTCCAACTATAACCTCTGATTTAAATTATTTTAAAGAAATAAAAAAAGAATATGATTGTTTAATCACCTTCAAAAAAGATAATAAAGAAGACTTAGTTGAAAAAATCACATATTTATTGAATAATAAAGAAAAACAGACATATTTAAAAGAGAATTGTGAAAATTTCTATATTCAGACACGCTGGGAATCTGTTGCAAAAAAAACTTTAAATTTGTACTTGGACCATAAAATAGATTAG
- a CDS encoding glycosyltransferase family 4 protein, protein MIKVLFTTHQTGFNVMGGAEIQMLKTMQSINKLYADKVEVKFFDVWNDKLENYDIIHIFNPMAFPCEALRIAEYAREKNIRVIISPIFYEYIKKENNVLSSIFERFMRFFSIFKRYIATKKRFEFLDNYKDVEKAFINADLILPNTEIEKNRLLSKFPNINADKYLTVPNATDSKFKYGDPKCFNDNYGIDNFILFVGRVETRKNVLGLIKAFVKSNLDTKLVIIGKIHEKEYYELCKEEANENVVFLSPLNNDSEILRSAYKAAKVLALPSYYETPGLAALEAGLSGLNIVITRYGGTKEYFKDYVLYVDPENDENIKNALISAYNTPKSDELSEYIENNFTWNIIAKKMVEIYESFD, encoded by the coding sequence ATGATAAAAGTACTATTTACAACTCACCAAACTGGATTTAATGTTATGGGTGGCGCTGAAATCCAGATGTTAAAGACAATGCAATCAATCAATAAGTTATATGCTGATAAAGTTGAAGTTAAGTTTTTTGATGTATGGAATGATAAGTTGGAGAACTATGACATTATTCATATATTTAATCCAATGGCATTTCCTTGTGAAGCTTTAAGGATTGCTGAATATGCAAGAGAGAAAAATATAAGGGTTATAATTTCCCCTATATTTTATGAATACATTAAAAAAGAAAATAATGTTTTATCATCCATATTTGAACGATTTATGCGTTTTTTTTCAATATTCAAACGTTATATAGCTACAAAGAAGCGTTTTGAATTTTTAGATAATTATAAAGATGTTGAAAAAGCATTTATCAATGCTGATTTGATTTTACCAAATACTGAAATAGAAAAGAATAGATTATTGAGTAAATTTCCAAATATAAATGCAGATAAATATTTAACAGTGCCCAATGCAACTGATTCTAAATTCAAATATGGAGATCCAAAATGTTTTAATGATAACTATGGTATTGATAATTTTATATTATTTGTAGGCAGGGTTGAAACCCGTAAAAATGTTTTAGGATTAATAAAAGCATTTGTTAAAAGTAATCTGGATACGAAGCTTGTTATTATAGGTAAAATACATGAAAAAGAATATTACGAACTGTGTAAAGAAGAGGCAAATGAAAACGTTGTTTTTTTATCTCCTTTAAATAATGATTCAGAAATTCTCAGATCAGCTTATAAAGCAGCTAAAGTTTTAGCATTACCTAGTTATTATGAGACACCAGGGCTTGCAGCGCTTGAAGCAGGATTATCAGGGCTAAATATTGTAATCACACGATACGGAGGTACAAAAGAGTACTTTAAAGATTATGTATTGTATGTGGATCCTGAAAATGATGAAAACATTAAAAATGCACTTATTTCAGCTTATAATACTCCGAAAAGCGATGAATTAAGTGAATACATTGAAAATAACTTCACTTGGAATATTATTGCCAAAAAAATGGTTGAAATATATGAATCCTTTGATTAA
- a CDS encoding glycosyltransferase family 2 protein: MKISVLINTLNEEKNIANCLETVKWADEIIIVDMYSKDKTVEIAKKYTDKIFFFKKMRYADPARQFALEKVSNEWILVIDADELVPIALRDKLIQIMENDLGDVIYIPHSNYFFGSLIKGLGWGPLQNPHPRFFKKEFINFSGEIHNFFIINDAARIYNITDPAESFIHFSYVDVEHFIEKMNRYTTIEAENLYEKGQTIRIRGLMFNIIRYEFINRYITLNGRKDGFRGISIILLMAMYRTLVYMKLKLMERYNSKNVEKKINEDYKKIALNYIAEYKK, encoded by the coding sequence ATGAAAATATCAGTATTAATTAACACTCTTAACGAGGAAAAAAACATTGCAAATTGTTTAGAAACTGTTAAATGGGCTGATGAGATTATTATTGTGGATATGTACAGCAAAGATAAAACAGTTGAAATTGCAAAGAAATATACTGATAAAATATTTTTTTTTAAGAAGATGAGATATGCCGATCCTGCTAGGCAATTTGCTTTAGAAAAAGTTTCTAATGAGTGGATTCTTGTTATTGATGCCGATGAATTAGTACCAATAGCTTTAAGGGATAAATTGATTCAAATAATGGAAAATGATCTTGGAGATGTAATTTATATTCCGCACAGTAACTATTTCTTTGGCTCCTTAATTAAGGGATTAGGCTGGGGACCACTTCAAAATCCGCATCCGCGCTTTTTTAAAAAGGAATTTATCAATTTTAGTGGTGAAATACATAACTTTTTTATAATAAACGATGCTGCAAGAATCTATAATATAACCGATCCTGCTGAAAGTTTTATACATTTTAGTTATGTTGATGTAGAACATTTTATAGAAAAAATGAACCGTTATACAACAATTGAAGCTGAAAATCTATATGAAAAGGGCCAAACTATCAGAATTAGAGGATTAATGTTCAATATTATTAGATACGAGTTTATAAATAGGTATATAACATTAAATGGACGTAAAGACGGTTTTAGAGGAATTTCCATAATTTTACTTATGGCCATGTATAGAACATTAGTTTATATGAAACTCAAATTAATGGAAAGATATAATTCCAAAAACGTTGAAAAAAAGATAAATGAGGATTATAAAAAGATAGCATTAAACTACATTGCAGAATACAAAAAATAA
- a CDS encoding flippase: protein MSTARTLAKNTTVLLISQIISYILAFLYTIYTANYLGVAGFGVLTVAIALGGIFSIITDFGLSVIIVREVARDKSLAKQYIWNATALKIILGVITVIAAVVFVTIKGYPAQTAGVIYLITLSFVIGGISGIFSSIFQAHEKMEYQSIALIINSILMFAGILIIIQYKLDIVILALFYLIISLLLLFFSVIICAWKFSLPKIEVDLSFWKPLIMDAYPLALTSLFAFIAFRVDTILLFMISGDYATGLYGASYRLMEALMFIPSVYATSILPIFSRFHVSSKDRMKIYYVKSLKYLGILGLPIAVGTTLLANKIILFIYKGDYAQSAVVLQILIWAIPIIFLAYILGASITSINKQHETVRVTLIAMILNIALNIILIPKYSYIAASVITVLTELTVFLLYFYIISKYLCKVSLISILGKPIIASIFMSLVIIFINNLFLAIIIGTIVYFGVLVLLKTFTQEDIDLFRQIVKRN, encoded by the coding sequence ATGAGCACAGCACGGACATTAGCAAAAAATACCACCGTTTTACTTATTTCTCAGATTATAAGTTATATATTAGCTTTTCTTTATACTATTTACACTGCTAATTACCTTGGAGTAGCGGGTTTTGGAGTTCTTACAGTTGCGATTGCATTAGGCGGTATTTTTTCAATTATTACAGATTTTGGTCTTAGTGTGATAATCGTAAGAGAGGTAGCTCGAGATAAATCACTTGCTAAACAGTACATATGGAATGCTACCGCCTTAAAGATCATTCTGGGAGTTATTACAGTCATAGCTGCTGTAGTATTTGTGACTATAAAAGGATATCCTGCACAAACTGCAGGAGTAATTTATTTAATTACTTTATCATTTGTAATAGGAGGTATTTCAGGAATATTCAGTTCTATTTTTCAAGCTCATGAAAAGATGGAATATCAATCCATTGCTTTGATAATAAATAGTATTTTAATGTTTGCAGGAATTCTAATTATTATACAATATAAATTAGATATAGTTATATTAGCACTGTTTTATCTCATTATCAGTTTATTACTATTGTTTTTTAGTGTTATAATTTGTGCATGGAAATTTAGTTTACCAAAAATAGAAGTAGATTTATCTTTCTGGAAGCCATTAATTATGGATGCATATCCTCTGGCATTAACCAGCCTATTTGCATTTATAGCTTTTAGAGTAGATACAATCTTACTATTTATGATATCAGGAGATTATGCAACAGGATTGTATGGGGCTTCCTACAGATTAATGGAAGCTTTAATGTTTATTCCATCAGTATATGCAACGTCTATACTCCCTATTTTCTCTAGATTCCATGTTTCATCAAAAGATAGGATGAAAATATATTATGTTAAATCTCTGAAGTATTTAGGAATATTAGGTTTACCTATTGCCGTTGGAACAACATTACTCGCTAATAAAATTATATTATTTATATATAAAGGAGATTATGCTCAATCAGCAGTTGTACTCCAAATTTTAATATGGGCAATACCAATTATATTCTTGGCTTATATACTTGGGGCATCTATAACATCAATTAATAAACAACATGAAACAGTAAGAGTAACATTAATTGCGATGATTTTAAATATAGCACTTAACATCATTCTTATACCCAAATATAGTTATATCGCTGCTTCTGTAATAACTGTTTTAACTGAATTAACAGTATTTCTTTTATATTTCTATATAATTTCAAAATATCTCTGCAAAGTTTCTTTAATTAGTATCTTGGGAAAACCAATTATAGCAAGTATTTTTATGAGTTTAGTTATAATATTCATCAATAATTTGTTTTTAGCCATTATAATTGGCACAATTGTTTATTTCGGAGTTTTAGTTTTATTGAAAACATTCACCCAAGAAGATATAGACTTATTCAGACAAATAGTAAAAAGAAATTAA
- the rfbH gene encoding lipopolysaccharide biosynthesis protein RfbH — translation MKTEKELKNEIFNNITEIHKIRKQNEEFIPGETPVQYAGRIYDEKEIISLLNSSIDFWLTAGEYAQQFEEELAKFIGVKHCLLTNSGSSANLLAISALTSPKLGKKQLKLGDEVITTACGFPTTLNPIIQNNLIPVFVDVEIGTYNINVNKIEESISDKTKAIFIPHTLGNPFDIDKIVELVEKYDLWLIEDNCDALGSKYNGKFTGNFGHIATCSFYPAHHITMGEGGALLTDDPLLKDIILSFRDWGRDCWCEPGCDDTCGRRFAWQMGDLPYGYDHKYIYSHIGYNLKVTDMQAAIGVEQLKKLPEFIKARKQNFETLYNALKAYEKYLILPEKYQNADPSWFGFPIIVKKEAPFNRDDFVSSLEGNKIATRMLFGGNLIRQPAYKDINYRLDGSLENTDLVMNNLFWIGVYPGITEKKMDYIIKMIKEFFKVY, via the coding sequence ATGAAGACTGAAAAAGAATTAAAAAATGAAATTTTTAATAATATTACTGAAATTCACAAAATCAGGAAACAAAATGAAGAATTCATTCCTGGTGAAACTCCAGTACAATATGCCGGTAGAATCTATGATGAAAAAGAGATAATAAGCCTTTTAAATTCTTCAATTGATTTTTGGCTTACTGCAGGAGAATATGCACAACAATTTGAAGAAGAATTGGCAAAATTTATTGGAGTGAAACATTGTTTATTAACAAATTCAGGATCTTCAGCTAATTTACTTGCAATTTCTGCACTAACTTCACCAAAATTAGGCAAAAAACAGTTGAAACTCGGTGATGAAGTTATTACAACTGCTTGTGGTTTCCCCACAACATTAAATCCAATTATTCAAAATAATCTTATACCTGTCTTCGTTGACGTTGAAATAGGTACATACAATATTAATGTTAATAAAATAGAAGAATCAATATCAGACAAAACTAAGGCTATTTTCATCCCCCATACCCTTGGAAATCCATTTGATATAGATAAAATTGTTGAATTAGTTGAAAAATATGATTTATGGTTAATAGAAGATAACTGTGATGCTTTAGGATCAAAATATAATGGTAAATTCACTGGAAATTTTGGCCATATTGCTACATGCAGTTTTTATCCTGCCCACCATATTACAATGGGGGAAGGAGGAGCTCTCCTCACTGATGATCCCTTACTTAAAGATATAATATTATCTTTTAGAGATTGGGGAAGAGATTGCTGGTGTGAACCCGGCTGTGATGACACTTGTGGTAGAAGATTTGCCTGGCAAATGGGAGATTTACCCTACGGCTATGATCACAAATATATTTATTCTCATATCGGTTATAATCTTAAAGTTACAGATATGCAGGCAGCAATAGGTGTTGAACAATTAAAGAAATTACCAGAATTTATTAAAGCTCGTAAACAAAACTTTGAAACTTTGTACAATGCTTTAAAAGCATATGAGAAATATCTGATTTTACCTGAAAAATATCAAAATGCAGACCCTTCATGGTTTGGTTTTCCAATTATAGTAAAAAAAGAAGCACCTTTTAACCGGGATGATTTTGTAAGCTCTTTAGAAGGAAATAAAATTGCTACAAGAATGCTTTTTGGCGGGAATTTAATCCGGCAGCCAGCATATAAAGATATAAATTACAGATTAGATGGTTCATTAGAAAATACAGATTTAGTGATGAACAACCTTTTCTGGATAGGAGTATATCCTGGTATTACAGAAAAAAAGATGGATTATATTATTAAAATGATTAAAGAGTTTTTTAAAGTTTATTAA
- a CDS encoding thiamine pyrophosphate-binding protein: MKLSDYIIDFLVEEGVTHIFEVCGGALGHIIDSLYDRTDISSVPMHHEMAAAIAAEGYSRVSGNVGVAMATSGPGATNLITGIGSCFFDSIPSLFITGQVNTYEFKFDKDVRQIGFQETDIVSIVKPIVKDAEIITDEKCIKYTLEKYIHTARDGRPGPVLLDIPLNIQRADIDPSKISSYENINIFNESIDSEIIKDILKFISESSRPVILAGGGIRLSHAEEEILKFVDKTGIPVVTSLMGLDAFPHDHESFVGMIGTYGNRHANLTLANADLLIVLGSRLDTRQTGTIAESFARGAKIIHVDIDPSELNNKIKSDISINSDVKMFLMELNENIGKQTREKLEPWQNTIKTFKKKYPHFKEPINEDIHPNHLMHKLSEFLPEDAIICVDVGQNQMWASQSIEIKKSQRFLTQGGMASIGSALPMAIGASFAQPNKTIVVITGDGGFQLNTQELQTVFHHNLPIKIVLLNNHSYGMIRQFQEQYFDCRFQSTGRGYSCPDFQKVVTAYGIDSMQINSNNEINGVFKRLFNDKSPMFLEVLINPDHKALPKLSVNMPLEDQEPLLPFDELRSNMFIDVLRRNEENED, encoded by the coding sequence ATGAAACTATCGGATTATATCATTGATTTTCTTGTTGAAGAAGGAGTAACTCATATTTTTGAGGTTTGTGGAGGGGCCTTAGGACATATCATTGACTCATTGTATGATAGAACTGACATATCCTCCGTCCCTATGCATCATGAGATGGCTGCAGCTATAGCTGCAGAAGGTTATTCCAGAGTTAGTGGGAATGTTGGAGTGGCAATGGCTACAAGTGGGCCTGGTGCTACTAATTTAATAACTGGTATTGGTAGTTGTTTCTTTGATTCCATTCCAAGTTTATTCATTACTGGTCAGGTGAATACATACGAATTTAAATTTGATAAAGATGTTAGACAGATTGGCTTTCAAGAAACTGACATAGTAAGTATAGTAAAACCTATTGTTAAGGATGCAGAAATTATAACAGATGAAAAATGTATTAAATACACACTTGAAAAATATATCCATACTGCACGTGATGGGCGTCCAGGACCCGTTCTTTTAGATATTCCATTAAACATTCAACGAGCAGACATTGATCCATCCAAAATAAGCTCATATGAAAATATAAATATCTTTAATGAATCCATAGATTCTGAAATAATTAAGGATATCTTAAAATTTATTAGTGAATCTTCAAGACCTGTTATTTTAGCTGGTGGAGGTATCCGACTATCCCATGCAGAAGAAGAAATCCTCAAATTCGTTGATAAAACAGGAATACCTGTTGTAACTTCTTTAATGGGTTTGGATGCATTTCCTCATGATCATGAATCTTTTGTGGGCATGATTGGGACTTATGGAAATCGTCATGCTAATTTAACACTAGCAAATGCAGATTTACTTATAGTTTTAGGTAGCAGACTGGATACACGACAAACAGGAACTATAGCTGAATCATTTGCAAGAGGTGCAAAGATTATTCACGTGGACATTGACCCTAGTGAACTGAATAATAAAATAAAATCAGATATTTCTATAAATTCAGATGTTAAAATGTTTTTAATGGAATTAAATGAGAATATTGGCAAACAAACAAGAGAAAAACTTGAACCATGGCAAAACACAATTAAAACATTTAAGAAGAAATATCCTCATTTTAAAGAACCTATAAATGAAGATATACACCCCAACCATTTAATGCATAAATTATCAGAATTTTTACCTGAAGATGCCATAATATGTGTTGATGTTGGTCAAAATCAGATGTGGGCATCCCAATCAATTGAAATAAAAAAGTCACAGAGATTTTTAACTCAAGGAGGAATGGCTTCCATAGGTTCTGCGTTACCTATGGCTATTGGGGCTTCTTTTGCCCAGCCAAATAAGACAATTGTTGTTATAACTGGTGATGGAGGATTTCAACTCAATACACAGGAATTACAAACAGTATTTCACCATAATTTACCCATTAAAATAGTATTATTAAATAATCACTCTTATGGGATGATAAGACAATTCCAAGAGCAATATTTTGATTGTAGATTCCAATCTACTGGAAGAGGATATAGTTGTCCAGATTTCCAGAAGGTTGTAACTGCCTATGGAATAGACTCAATGCAAATTAATAGCAATAATGAAATAAATGGAGTTTTTAAAAGGCTATTTAATGATAAATCGCCTATGTTCCTTGAAGTTTTAATAAATCCCGATCACAAAGCTTTACCTAAATTATCTGTAAATATGCCATTAGAAGATCAAGAACCTCTTTTACCTTTTGATGAGCTTAGATCTAATATGTTTATAGATGTTTTAAGGAGAAATGAAGAGAATGAAGACTGA
- a CDS encoding NAD-dependent epimerase/dehydratase family protein yields the protein MVELKNKDILITGATGFVGANIVRKSLDLGANVHIITRESSDKWRINDLLKDLNAYNVDLLEHEKLIQIVSKIEPSIIFHLATYGGSPFQKDSNLIIKSNFIGTFNLVNACKKADFELFVNTSSSSEYGIKSGPMEENDMLEPANDYGVSKAASTLYCQSIARREELPIVTLRLFSPYGYYESPTRLIPSVIMACLKNENPKVTSPHYVRDFIFIDDVIDSYIKTAEKVKFRGDIFNIGQGIQHSIGEVVNKIIEMTGNKVDAKWGSESKWLNEPEIWQANITKANKILKWKPKFSLEQGLSKTIKWFEKNSQLYKL from the coding sequence ATGGTTGAACTTAAAAATAAGGATATATTAATTACTGGCGCTACAGGATTCGTAGGGGCAAATATAGTACGAAAATCCTTAGATCTTGGAGCAAATGTCCATATTATTACAAGAGAAAGCTCTGATAAATGGCGAATTAACGATTTACTTAAAGATCTTAATGCTTACAATGTTGATTTACTGGAACATGAGAAATTAATCCAGATTGTTTCAAAAATTGAACCTTCAATAATATTTCACCTAGCTACTTATGGAGGTAGTCCCTTTCAAAAAGATAGTAATCTCATTATCAAATCTAATTTTATTGGAACATTCAATTTGGTTAATGCTTGCAAAAAAGCAGATTTTGAACTTTTTGTTAACACTAGCTCCTCATCAGAATATGGAATTAAATCAGGCCCTATGGAAGAAAATGATATGCTAGAGCCAGCTAACGATTATGGAGTATCAAAGGCCGCATCAACCTTATATTGTCAGTCAATTGCACGAAGAGAAGAGTTACCAATTGTAACACTTAGGTTATTTTCTCCATATGGATACTATGAATCTCCAACTAGATTAATCCCATCCGTAATTATGGCATGCCTAAAAAATGAGAATCCAAAAGTTACATCTCCCCATTATGTACGAGATTTTATATTTATTGACGATGTAATAGATTCATATATAAAAACCGCTGAAAAAGTCAAATTTAGAGGGGACATATTCAATATAGGGCAAGGAATCCAACATTCAATAGGTGAAGTAGTAAACAAAATAATTGAAATGACTGGTAATAAAGTTGACGCTAAATGGGGATCTGAATCCAAATGGCTTAATGAACCAGAAATATGGCAAGCAAACATAACTAAAGCTAATAAAATTTTAAAATGGAAACCTAAATTTAGTTTAGAGCAAGGTTTATCTAAAACAATAAAATGGTTTGAAAAGAATTCACAGTTATACAAATTATAA